A single window of Anaerocolumna chitinilytica DNA harbors:
- a CDS encoding polymorphic toxin type 44 domain-containing protein yields the protein MTKLKVFLLIGSFGMFIFSGPNVLADNLDGHTSLTNQNMYLQEEQPLSSDALFERMTDEVKSELSISKKATNNITGSTYNFLDSLEKQQYDSLSNIDGLTNENKLILAKAIVYRYREAQYFSELANTKLEQISQKEAELNIPMAVIYNTDMRVAAYYVDNVKVADKIYDDYLYLLALHNGGTAVAYRNAIFIMNVKTGGPWDLKQYLGLNNYYMLLNNNRTGEYIGNHHFGYMGEHCGFALSYLQFGAGLYQIVSGTSDWSFVSSYFDDPRDSAAISDGYSNANIDVGYGIFY from the coding sequence ATGACAAAACTTAAAGTGTTTTTATTGATAGGTAGTTTCGGTATGTTTATATTTAGCGGACCAAATGTGTTAGCCGATAATTTAGATGGGCATACATCACTTACAAATCAAAATATGTACTTACAAGAAGAACAGCCCTTAAGCAGTGACGCATTGTTTGAACGTATGACGGATGAAGTAAAGAGTGAACTTAGTATTTCAAAAAAAGCAACTAATAATATCACAGGTTCCACCTATAACTTTTTGGATAGCTTAGAAAAGCAGCAATATGATAGTTTAAGTAATATCGATGGGTTGACAAATGAAAACAAACTTATTTTAGCTAAAGCTATTGTGTATAGATATAGAGAAGCTCAGTATTTTTCTGAATTAGCCAATACAAAATTGGAACAAATAAGTCAAAAGGAAGCGGAATTAAATATACCTATGGCTGTGATATATAATACAGATATGAGAGTAGCTGCTTATTATGTTGATAATGTAAAAGTTGCAGATAAAATATATGATGACTATCTTTATCTTTTAGCTCTTCATAATGGTGGCACTGCAGTAGCTTATAGAAACGCGATATTTATAATGAATGTAAAAACAGGAGGCCCATGGGACTTAAAACAATACCTTGGTTTAAATAATTACTATATGTTGTTAAATAACAACAGAACTGGTGAGTACATCGGAAATCATCATTTTGGTTATATGGGGGAGCATTGTGGATTTGCTCTGTCGTATCTTCAATTTGGTGCAGGTCTTTATCAAATAGTTTCTGGAACATCAGATTGGTCATTTGTAAGTAGCTATTTTGATGACCCTAGAGATTCAGCAGCCATTAGTGATGGATACAGTAACGCTAACATTGATGTAGGTTACGGAATATTTTACTAA
- a CDS encoding DUF5412 domain-containing protein, whose translation MKKPLRIGLILLLISVLVFYGIYWAFYDMNRLPKGDLISEIVSPDGEYTLKAYLVNGGATVAYCIRGELNYNLRNKKPKTIYWNYRETEAKVEWKDKDTVVINGHLLNVEKEVYDWRREN comes from the coding sequence ATGAAAAAACCTTTAAGAATTGGATTGATTTTATTACTCATTAGTGTACTAGTGTTTTATGGTATATACTGGGCATTCTATGATATGAATAGACTTCCAAAAGGAGATCTTATATCGGAGATAGTATCACCAGATGGTGAATATACATTAAAAGCTTATTTGGTCAATGGTGGTGCTACGGTTGCGTATTGTATACGAGGTGAATTGAATTACAATTTAAGGAATAAGAAACCCAAAACCATATACTGGAATTATAGAGAAACTGAAGCTAAAGTCGAATGGAAGGATAAAGATACAGTTGTAATAAACGGACACCTTTTGAATGTTGAAAAAGAAGTATATGATTGGAGAAGAGAAAACTAA
- a CDS encoding ParB N-terminal domain-containing protein, protein MSDNKLTALDVLFGELKETNNDEKGKVMKASTKSLVPFNKHPFKLYTGRKFDEMVRSVKEFGILQPIIVRAYISDSVQFKDYNIETNKFEILAGHNRWNAAITAGLEEVPIVIMKGLSDEEAKLVVIETNLLQRSFTDLSYSERALVIDEHYKSLKSQGRRTDIINQVKELLESNREDEEETCGHDVHKSNSRDQVGEEYNLDGRTIARYIRINMLCDEMKKFIDNKMISFTAGVQLSHLTEENQLYLIDILNNSKIKITPDIASALREAEEAGKLDEAAIKKILVESNVKQEKSGFKAVKVKPNIVKKYFNNNQSTEEVESIIDKALELYFSQNK, encoded by the coding sequence ATGTCGGACAATAAACTAACCGCACTAGATGTTCTATTTGGTGAATTAAAAGAGACAAATAACGATGAAAAGGGCAAGGTTATGAAAGCTTCAACTAAATCCCTTGTACCTTTTAATAAGCATCCGTTTAAGCTTTATACAGGACGAAAGTTTGATGAAATGGTGCGTAGTGTTAAAGAGTTTGGTATACTGCAGCCTATCATAGTAAGAGCATACATAAGTGATTCTGTTCAATTTAAAGATTATAATATTGAAACAAATAAGTTTGAAATCTTAGCCGGACACAATCGATGGAATGCTGCAATAACCGCCGGATTAGAGGAAGTACCTATTGTTATAATGAAAGGTCTTTCTGATGAGGAAGCGAAGTTAGTTGTTATTGAAACAAATCTATTACAAAGATCATTCACAGATTTAAGTTATTCTGAAAGGGCATTAGTAATTGACGAGCACTATAAATCATTAAAATCTCAAGGAAGAAGAACGGATATTATTAATCAAGTTAAAGAGTTGCTTGAATCAAATAGAGAAGATGAAGAAGAGACTTGTGGACATGATGTCCACAAGTCCAATTCAAGAGATCAGGTAGGGGAAGAATACAATCTGGATGGCAGGACGATAGCCAGATATATAAGAATAAATATGCTTTGTGATGAAATGAAAAAATTTATTGACAATAAAATGATTAGCTTTACAGCTGGAGTTCAGTTATCTCATCTAACAGAAGAAAATCAACTTTATCTAATTGATATATTGAATAATAGCAAAATAAAAATTACGCCAGATATAGCTTCAGCATTAAGGGAAGCAGAAGAAGCTGGAAAGCTTGATGAAGCTGCTATTAAAAAAATATTAGTTGAAAGTAATGTAAAACAAGAGAAATCAGGATTTAAGGCAGTGAAGGTAAAGCCTAATATTGTTAAAAAGTACTTCAACAATAATCAATCAACTGAAGAAGTTGAAAGTATTATTGACAAAGCTTTGGAATTATATTTTTCACAAAATAAGTAA
- a CDS encoding ferritin family protein: MNYNKNGNFDSYNYGYTTPYMQRVDESMTVQQPQPGDKFTYPQNFTNALDLIEHALSGETEDRAFYTWLIGQADSEDDRQIISGIRDDEIGHFALFKQLFYELTGIMPQPTPGEQFVPPESYCDGLSHALMGEQNAVQKYRKILYAMQYPEHINMMIEIITDEIRHGILYSYLYSKNGCTS; encoded by the coding sequence TTGAATTATAATAAAAACGGTAATTTTGATTCCTATAATTATGGGTATACCACCCCTTATATGCAAAGGGTGGATGAATCAATGACAGTACAGCAGCCTCAGCCCGGCGATAAATTTACTTATCCGCAAAATTTCACGAATGCACTGGATTTGATCGAACATGCACTTTCCGGTGAAACCGAGGACAGAGCATTTTATACCTGGCTCATCGGGCAGGCAGATTCAGAGGATGACAGACAGATCATATCCGGAATCCGTGATGATGAAATCGGCCACTTTGCATTATTTAAACAGCTGTTCTATGAGTTAACCGGTATAATGCCCCAGCCGACCCCTGGTGAACAGTTCGTTCCTCCGGAGAGTTATTGCGATGGTCTGTCCCATGCGCTTATGGGAGAGCAGAATGCTGTACAGAAGTATCGTAAAATTCTCTATGCTATGCAATATCCCGAGCATATTAATATGATGATTGAAATCATAACGGACGAGATAAGACATGGAATTCTTTACAGCTATCTTTATTCCAAAAATGGCTGCACAAGCTAG
- a CDS encoding helicase-related protein codes for MSKLENLRQLYYQTVQEMLEDTDKWKAFLQYAGNMYKYDFATLVTAYAQNPQLTQLASYDDWKAIGKQVRMNEKSIPVMIKNNNGVAHFFDASQLQGNPKLKDWAITKEEFEKFNYQFMKRNQHYLDDYIQSADDIRHQMVVEQLRQAYTKAKQLEVKSALLSDFIINSVDYMVQYRYQNQDPRIEVHNDGEIKPENIGTVGYYTVKTAREILLASKDIVLEMRKEKQNGQQQENRNLTKWDGDGIRGERGSLVRSSGRGEEQSSESESANQVWQSGNEVLGGRKASRITTTSSRRNNGRNHVKDTGKGRTDDGTAPGANDEGKTHKESVGYHGSLSSQAENPRSSRGNRPSGDSVQLKLNLEELNTDIEEETNSVSSFLVSRSFGQAMLPDEILINVINYGTGFEGSQSGILQLYNNGSVYTDKVGYLKKAYEKTDFYDENGSKGFIGIQTINNMGIKVTWYENSRFSNEIIHWSKLESILEKMILADKYIVPILADKTSNNEVDNLENENKQLKTLQPIYNTDLINYKYHEDTSDGGPKKKFLNNVAAIMLLKEIENEQRLATIDEQIILNRYVGWGGLSAAFDEKNTTWTNEYFALKELLTDLEYKSARASTTTAFYTPPEIIKGIYQALDQLGFKGGNILEPALGTGRFFSHISDELEVKSRLYGVELDSLTGRIAKQLYQKANIQICGYEQSKLPGNFFDLVISNVPFGDFKVFDKNYSKYNFHIHDYYFAKSLDNVRVGGLIVLISSKGTLDKANPSFRRYLAERADLIGAIRLPNNIFKEANTDVTSDILFLQKRERHQVMEPSWVFTGLTNDKVPVNLYYLEHPEMMLGKMVFDNRMFGEDSNYTTLIHENTEHLQEDFMAAIHSIKGKIKNLNDVIMEKEEVSADLIPADPKVKNYCYTIFDNRIYYRESSVMKEISLSDVKREQMMGLINLRIVAREIIEAQLQNCSDEELSNLQKQLDSQYNTFVKKYGVLGHKNNTLFKLDADYPLLLSLEYVNKQNKVEKADIFNKRTIKPYKSIEFVETAREGLMVSLTEKGKVDIPYIAGLAGITEDQVIIDLTGQIFLNPEKQDKENPYAGYETADEYLSGNVRAKLKLAELFAKNDKVFEINVEALNNVQPEDLKAGEIAVRLGTTWIEEEDLNLFMYQLLETPDNYRLKGGKNGQRVTAIHYNSFTYAYSVTNKVYDVTSRIRASETYGTSRMNAYMIIEDSLNLKTVVVKDRLVNEDGNFYYVVNKAETILAREKQGIIKDKFQEWFWSDINRREKYVRKYNDLFNNIRLREYDGSHLQFPGMNPAIILEPYQKNAVARVLYGGNALLAHCVGAGKTFEMIASAMELKRVGLASKCMFCVPKHLTMQIGNDFIKLYPAANILVASADDFEPLNRKTFINKIATGDYDAVILGYTQFEKIPISPEREQAMLEGQIKQAQAAIERIHEENGENWSIKQMEKFKKSLETELLSLRNSERDNTIFFEDLGIDALFVDEAHYYKNCPVFSKMRNVAGISTSKAKKSTDMLMKCHYIKEINNGRGVVFATATPISNSMTELYVIQRYLQNERLIEKGIDNFDAWAANFGEVISSLELAPEGTGYRFKNRFAKFTNVPELLTMFREIADIQLPEMLNLPVPKLRDGKYKVIVSEPSEYIRKAMTGFAERAEDIRNGAVKPYVDNMLKVTNEARLLGTDPRLLDPNAPNDPDSKVNQCTAIVYEEYLKSSKIKGTQIIFCDVGTPNKNKRWSIYTYIKEELIRLGIPEQEICFIHDAKTDKQREKLFEYLRNGKERVIVASTPKMGTGVNVQDRIVASHDLDCPWRPSDLEQRSGRSLRQGNMNDEVAMYRYVTKDTFDSYNWQLVEQKQKFISQLMSNKMVDRTCEDIDETVLSYAEVKALATGNPYIKEKMDIDTEVARLKMLKAGFLNEKYKYEEGYHRIYPEQIADYKAKIQATEKDIKLRDSYPIGEDSFKINLLNAVFTERARAGETIIAIMGMNEIPKEIGTYRGFRLLSISTENTQNRSNILVEGNRTYTQDLGTSGVGNIYRLDNLLNGLEDKLEIFKMNLSIAQDNLLEAQKNCDKTFPYEDELTQKIKRQTELNQLLELDKNDEVLADDDIDMERENSSLTIKEIMSTYIIEDEMDMER; via the coding sequence ATGAGTAAACTAGAAAATTTAAGACAGCTATATTACCAGACAGTACAAGAAATGCTTGAAGATACAGATAAGTGGAAAGCTTTTCTTCAATATGCTGGAAATATGTACAAATACGACTTTGCAACTCTTGTTACAGCCTATGCTCAGAATCCACAATTAACCCAGCTTGCTTCCTATGATGACTGGAAGGCAATCGGAAAACAAGTCAGAATGAATGAAAAAAGTATTCCGGTAATGATTAAGAATAATAATGGGGTAGCACATTTTTTTGATGCATCTCAGTTGCAAGGTAACCCAAAGCTGAAGGACTGGGCCATTACAAAAGAAGAGTTTGAGAAATTCAATTACCAGTTTATGAAGAGAAACCAGCATTATCTTGATGATTATATCCAGTCAGCCGATGATATACGTCATCAAATGGTTGTAGAGCAGCTAAGACAGGCCTATACTAAAGCTAAACAGCTAGAAGTAAAAAGTGCCTTGTTATCAGATTTTATTATTAACAGTGTGGATTACATGGTACAATATAGATATCAAAATCAGGATCCACGAATTGAGGTACATAATGATGGTGAAATTAAACCTGAGAATATTGGAACCGTTGGTTATTATACCGTAAAAACTGCTAGGGAGATTCTTTTAGCCAGCAAAGATATTGTATTAGAAATGAGGAAGGAGAAGCAGAATGGTCAACAACAGGAAAATCGAAACCTTACAAAATGGGATGGAGATGGAATACGAGGAGAGAGAGGGTCTCTGGTTCGGAGTAGTGGAAGAGGAGAAGAACAATCAAGCGAGTCTGAATCAGCTAACCAAGTATGGCAATCTGGCAATGAAGTATTGGGAGGAAGAAAAGCCAGTAGAATTACAACAACTTCTAGTAGACGGAATAATGGTAGAAACCATGTTAAAGATACAGGAAAGGGCCGAACAGATGATGGAACAGCTCCAGGAGCAAATGATGAAGGAAAAACCCATAAAGAATCCGTCGGATACCATGGAAGCCTATCGTCACAGGCAGAGAATCCACGATCAAGCCGAGGAAATCGTCCTTCAGGAGATAGTGTACAATTAAAACTTAATCTGGAAGAACTTAATACAGATATTGAAGAAGAAACTAATTCGGTTTCTTCTTTTTTAGTTAGTAGAAGTTTTGGACAGGCTATGCTACCAGATGAAATACTTATCAATGTAATTAATTATGGAACCGGTTTTGAAGGCAGTCAGTCAGGTATATTACAACTTTACAACAACGGATCTGTTTATACAGATAAAGTAGGATATCTAAAGAAAGCTTATGAGAAAACTGACTTTTATGATGAAAACGGGTCTAAAGGGTTTATTGGTATTCAGACTATAAATAATATGGGTATTAAAGTAACATGGTATGAAAATTCAAGGTTTAGTAATGAAATTATACATTGGAGCAAATTAGAAAGCATCTTAGAAAAGATGATTCTTGCTGATAAATACATAGTACCTATTCTTGCTGATAAGACCAGTAATAATGAAGTCGACAATTTAGAGAACGAAAATAAACAGCTTAAAACACTACAGCCAATTTATAACACCGATCTAATTAATTATAAGTATCATGAAGATACAAGTGATGGTGGGCCTAAAAAGAAATTCCTTAATAACGTAGCGGCTATAATGCTCTTAAAAGAGATTGAGAATGAACAGCGCCTTGCCACAATAGATGAACAGATTATATTAAATCGTTATGTTGGATGGGGTGGCCTTTCAGCAGCCTTTGATGAGAAAAATACTACATGGACAAATGAGTATTTTGCACTAAAGGAACTGCTGACAGATCTGGAATATAAGAGTGCAAGAGCTTCTACAACAACAGCCTTTTACACTCCACCAGAGATTATTAAAGGCATATATCAAGCATTAGATCAATTAGGGTTTAAGGGAGGTAACATATTAGAGCCGGCTCTTGGCACCGGAAGGTTCTTTTCCCATATCTCTGATGAGCTAGAAGTTAAGTCTAGGTTATACGGAGTTGAATTAGATAGCCTTACTGGAAGGATTGCAAAACAATTATATCAGAAAGCAAATATCCAAATTTGTGGGTATGAACAATCAAAGCTTCCTGGTAACTTTTTTGATTTGGTAATAAGTAATGTACCATTTGGTGACTTTAAGGTCTTTGACAAGAACTATAGCAAATACAACTTTCATATCCATGATTATTATTTTGCAAAATCATTGGACAATGTGAGAGTTGGTGGATTGATTGTTTTGATATCGAGTAAAGGTACACTCGATAAAGCAAATCCATCCTTTCGTAGATATCTGGCAGAACGAGCTGATCTGATTGGCGCTATCAGGCTACCAAACAACATCTTTAAAGAAGCAAATACGGATGTAACCAGTGATATACTTTTCCTGCAGAAAAGAGAAAGACATCAGGTCATGGAACCGTCTTGGGTATTTACAGGACTTACGAATGATAAAGTACCAGTTAACCTGTATTATTTGGAGCATCCGGAAATGATGTTAGGCAAAATGGTTTTTGACAATAGGATGTTTGGAGAAGATAGTAATTACACAACACTTATTCATGAGAATACTGAACATTTACAGGAAGACTTCATGGCAGCTATTCACAGTATTAAGGGTAAAATAAAAAATCTGAACGATGTAATTATGGAAAAAGAAGAAGTATCAGCAGACTTAATACCAGCTGATCCGAAGGTTAAAAACTACTGTTATACTATTTTTGATAACAGGATTTATTACCGTGAAAGTTCGGTTATGAAAGAAATATCTCTATCTGATGTAAAAAGAGAGCAGATGATGGGACTTATAAATCTAAGGATAGTAGCCAGAGAAATTATAGAAGCTCAGCTTCAGAACTGTTCTGATGAGGAGCTTTCTAATCTGCAAAAACAACTTGATAGTCAATATAATACCTTTGTAAAAAAATATGGGGTATTAGGCCATAAAAATAATACGCTCTTTAAGTTGGATGCTGACTATCCATTACTACTTTCTCTTGAATATGTGAATAAGCAGAATAAAGTTGAAAAAGCTGATATCTTTAATAAAAGGACAATCAAGCCTTACAAATCAATAGAGTTTGTAGAGACAGCCAGAGAAGGTTTGATGGTATCACTTACGGAAAAAGGAAAAGTAGATATACCATATATTGCAGGATTAGCAGGTATTACAGAAGATCAGGTTATAATTGATCTAACTGGACAAATTTTTCTTAATCCAGAGAAGCAAGATAAGGAAAATCCATATGCTGGTTATGAAACGGCAGATGAATACTTATCAGGAAATGTTCGGGCAAAACTTAAACTGGCTGAACTATTTGCTAAAAATGATAAGGTATTTGAAATTAATGTAGAAGCTTTGAATAATGTGCAGCCAGAAGACCTAAAGGCAGGTGAAATTGCTGTCCGGTTGGGGACAACCTGGATTGAAGAAGAAGATCTTAATCTGTTCATGTATCAACTTCTGGAAACACCGGATAATTATCGGTTAAAGGGCGGAAAGAATGGACAAAGGGTAACTGCAATTCATTACAATAGTTTCACTTATGCGTATTCTGTGACAAATAAAGTTTATGATGTTACCAGCCGTATTAGAGCATCGGAAACCTATGGCACCAGTCGTATGAATGCTTATATGATTATAGAAGATAGCCTAAATTTAAAGACAGTTGTAGTTAAGGACCGGTTGGTAAATGAAGATGGTAATTTCTATTATGTTGTCAATAAAGCTGAAACAATTTTAGCAAGAGAGAAACAAGGCATCATAAAAGATAAATTTCAAGAGTGGTTTTGGTCTGATATAAACAGACGTGAAAAGTATGTTAGAAAATACAATGATTTATTTAATAATATCAGACTTCGAGAGTATGATGGATCACATCTGCAATTCCCAGGTATGAACCCGGCAATTATATTGGAACCCTATCAGAAAAATGCCGTTGCTAGGGTTTTATATGGTGGGAATGCCTTATTAGCTCATTGTGTTGGAGCCGGCAAAACCTTTGAAATGATAGCAAGTGCCATGGAACTTAAGAGGGTAGGTCTTGCCAGTAAGTGTATGTTTTGTGTGCCTAAACACCTGACGATGCAAATTGGAAATGATTTTATAAAGCTTTATCCGGCAGCTAATATATTAGTAGCTTCAGCGGATGATTTTGAGCCGTTGAATCGTAAAACATTCATCAATAAAATAGCTACAGGTGATTATGATGCTGTAATACTTGGGTATACACAATTTGAAAAAATCCCAATCTCACCAGAACGGGAACAGGCTATGCTGGAGGGACAGATAAAACAAGCTCAGGCTGCTATAGAAAGAATTCATGAAGAAAATGGAGAGAATTGGTCCATCAAGCAGATGGAAAAATTTAAGAAGAGCCTAGAAACTGAACTATTGTCCTTACGAAACAGTGAACGTGACAATACAATATTTTTTGAGGATTTGGGTATTGATGCTCTATTTGTGGATGAAGCACATTATTATAAAAATTGTCCAGTTTTCTCTAAAATGCGTAATGTGGCAGGAATATCTACCAGTAAGGCTAAGAAGTCAACGGATATGTTAATGAAGTGTCATTACATTAAAGAAATTAATAATGGAAGAGGGGTAGTTTTTGCAACAGCAACCCCGATATCAAATTCTATGACTGAATTGTATGTCATACAACGTTACTTACAAAATGAAAGATTAATAGAAAAAGGAATTGATAATTTTGATGCTTGGGCCGCAAATTTTGGCGAGGTAATATCTTCTTTGGAATTAGCACCAGAGGGTACAGGTTACCGCTTTAAAAACAGATTTGCTAAATTTACAAATGTGCCGGAGCTATTGACAATGTTCCGAGAGATAGCAGATATTCAGCTACCTGAAATGCTCAATTTACCAGTACCAAAACTGAGGGATGGTAAATACAAAGTTATAGTTTCTGAACCATCTGAATATATCCGGAAAGCGATGACAGGCTTTGCAGAAAGAGCAGAAGATATCAGGAACGGTGCAGTAAAGCCGTATGTTGATAATATGCTAAAGGTAACGAATGAAGCGAGGCTGCTTGGAACAGATCCCAGATTGCTTGACCCAAATGCACCAAATGATCCTGATAGCAAGGTAAACCAATGTACGGCAATTGTATATGAAGAATATCTTAAAAGTTCGAAGATAAAAGGTACTCAGATTATTTTTTGTGATGTAGGAACACCTAATAAGAACAAGAGATGGTCTATCTATACTTATATTAAAGAAGAACTTATTCGTCTAGGCATACCAGAACAAGAGATATGTTTTATACATGATGCAAAAACAGATAAACAAAGGGAAAAGCTTTTTGAATATTTACGAAATGGTAAAGAAAGAGTTATCGTTGCCAGTACACCAAAGATGGGAACAGGGGTAAACGTACAGGATAGGATAGTAGCGTCACATGACCTTGATTGCCCTTGGAGGCCAAGCGACCTGGAGCAACGTTCCGGGCGCTCTCTACGCCAGGGAAATATGAATGATGAAGTAGCAATGTATCGTTACGTGACAAAAGACACATTTGATTCGTATAACTGGCAATTGGTGGAACAGAAACAGAAATTTATTTCACAGCTTATGTCCAATAAGATGGTTGATCGTACTTGTGAAGATATCGATGAAACGGTTTTGTCTTACGCAGAGGTAAAAGCCTTGGCAACCGGTAACCCTTATATTAAAGAAAAGATGGACATAGATACAGAGGTTGCTAGACTTAAGATGTTAAAGGCGGGATTTTTGAATGAAAAATACAAATACGAGGAAGGATATCACAGGATATACCCTGAACAGATTGCGGATTATAAGGCAAAAATACAAGCCACAGAAAAAGATATTAAGCTCAGAGATTCTTATCCAATAGGAGAAGATAGCTTTAAAATAAATCTTTTAAATGCTGTATTTACTGAAAGAGCCAGAGCAGGTGAAACTATAATTGCTATTATGGGCATGAATGAAATACCAAAAGAAATTGGTACTTATCGTGGTTTTCGCTTGCTTTCAATATCAACTGAAAATACGCAGAATAGAAGTAATATCCTCGTTGAAGGCAACCGTACATATACGCAAGATTTAGGCACCAGTGGTGTTGGTAATATATATCGCCTTGATAATCTTTTAAATGGACTAGAAGATAAACTTGAAATCTTTAAAATGAATTTAAGTATTGCCCAAGATAATCTGTTAGAAGCTCAGAAAAATTGTGACAAAACTTTTCCTTATGAGGATGAGCTGACGCAAAAAATCAAGCGCCAGACAGAACTAAACCAGTTGCTTGAACTGGATAAGAATGATGAGGTATTGGCAGATGATGATATAGATATGGAAAGAGAGAATAGTAGCTTGACTATCAAGGAAATTATGAGTACCTACATAATTGAGGATGAAATGGATATGGAGCGATAG
- a CDS encoding ParA family protein, whose product MCEIIAVANQKGGAGKTTTTKNLGRALSENGKKVLEVDFDPQFSLSTSLGYTNTDSEQFTIGDLMDRAIEMKELPDKEEYIKHTAHFDILLSNIVLSSTEMKLVGILEREYILKSILDDLRGDYDYILIDCNPSLGMLVINALAACDSVIIPVDSNYLASKGLELFLRTFIRILKRINTKLYIKGILLTKFNGLTNISKKTFRNINESYGSGINIFETKIPSSVKVGESDDQGLSIIDFTPENPVAIAYLELAKEVINYVGQ is encoded by the coding sequence ATGTGTGAAATCATCGCTGTAGCAAATCAGAAAGGTGGAGCGGGTAAGACTACCACAACTAAAAATTTAGGAAGAGCTTTATCTGAAAATGGAAAGAAGGTATTAGAAGTCGATTTTGATCCTCAGTTCAGTCTCTCGACATCATTAGGTTATACGAATACTGACAGTGAACAATTTACGATAGGTGACCTTATGGATAGGGCCATTGAAATGAAGGAGTTACCAGATAAGGAAGAGTACATTAAACATACCGCTCATTTTGACATATTGTTGAGCAATATTGTATTATCTTCAACCGAAATGAAGTTAGTAGGTATCTTGGAACGAGAATATATACTAAAAAGTATACTTGATGATTTAAGAGGGGATTATGATTATATTCTTATTGATTGTAACCCTTCTTTAGGGATGTTGGTTATTAATGCTCTGGCAGCTTGTGACAGTGTTATTATTCCTGTTGATAGCAATTACTTGGCTTCAAAAGGTTTAGAATTGTTTTTACGGACTTTCATTAGAATATTAAAAAGAATTAATACTAAATTATATATTAAGGGTATATTACTTACTAAATTTAACGGATTAACTAATATATCTAAAAAGACATTTAGAAATATAAATGAATCTTATGGTTCCGGTATTAATATATTTGAAACTAAAATCCCGTCCTCTGTAAAAGTTGGTGAATCTGATGATCAAGGGCTTAGTATTATAGATTTTACCCCTGAGAATCCCGTAGCGATAGCATACTTGGAATTAGCCAAGGAGGTCATAAATTATGTCGGACAATAA